One Methylocaldum marinum DNA window includes the following coding sequences:
- a CDS encoding glycosyltransferase family 4 protein, with amino-acid sequence MKIAQVAPLYESVPPKLYGGTERIVHYLTEELVGAGHDVTLFASADSETNARLEPIVSKALRLDHEVLDPLLPHLLMMDRVCRSAGEFDVIHFHTGCLHFPVFRDCSTPHVTTLHGRLDIRELSSLLQAFLDVPLVSISDFQRKPVSWGNWVGTVYHGLPEPLYTFRPLPGSYLAFLGRISPEKRVDRAIEIAVRAGMPLKVAAKVDKADREYFEGIKSLLDHPLVEFIGEVNEREKDELLGNACALLFPIDWPEPFGLVMIEAMACGTPVIAFSHGSVPEVMRHGSTGFIVESVEQAVAAVERIGEISRAACREAFERRFSARRMASDYIQIYGQLAEKRKQKANPTLKVFGMDFIEKDVDRVPMLSKQTM; translated from the coding sequence ATGAAAATCGCGCAGGTAGCGCCTTTGTATGAGAGCGTGCCGCCGAAACTATATGGCGGTACCGAACGTATCGTACATTATCTTACCGAAGAGCTGGTAGGCGCGGGACATGATGTTACGCTCTTCGCGAGTGCGGATTCGGAAACAAACGCCAGGCTCGAGCCGATCGTTTCCAAAGCACTGCGTCTCGACCACGAAGTCTTGGATCCGTTACTGCCCCACCTGTTGATGATGGATCGGGTGTGCAGGTCGGCCGGTGAATTCGATGTCATCCATTTCCATACCGGCTGCCTTCATTTCCCCGTATTTCGGGATTGTTCAACCCCGCATGTCACGACTTTGCACGGACGCTTGGACATCAGAGAGCTAAGCAGCCTTCTTCAAGCCTTTCTGGATGTGCCTCTGGTTTCCATTTCCGATTTCCAGCGCAAGCCGGTTAGTTGGGGCAACTGGGTCGGCACCGTTTATCACGGACTGCCGGAGCCTTTATACACGTTTCGGCCCCTGCCGGGCTCCTATCTGGCGTTTCTGGGGCGGATCTCACCGGAAAAGCGCGTCGATCGGGCGATAGAAATCGCGGTTCGCGCGGGCATGCCGCTCAAGGTCGCGGCCAAGGTCGACAAGGCTGACCGCGAATATTTCGAGGGCATCAAGTCTCTTTTGGATCACCCTTTGGTCGAATTCATCGGTGAAGTCAACGAACGCGAGAAGGACGAGTTGCTCGGCAATGCCTGCGCCCTGCTGTTTCCCATTGATTGGCCGGAGCCCTTCGGGCTCGTGATGATCGAGGCTATGGCTTGCGGTACCCCGGTGATTGCCTTCAGTCACGGCTCTGTTCCGGAAGTAATGCGGCACGGAAGCACTGGTTTTATTGTCGAGAGTGTCGAACAGGCTGTTGCGGCGGTGGAACGGATAGGCGAAATCAGCCGGGCAGCGTGCCGTGAGGCGTTTGAACGCCGCTTCTCCGCTCGCCGCATGGCCAGCGATTATATTCAAATCTATGGCCAACTCGCTGAAAAACGTAAGCAGAAAGCCAATCCGACACTGAAGGTATTCGGCATGGACTTCATTGAGAAGGACGTTGACCGTGTTCCCATGCTGAGCAAGCAGACGATGTAG
- a CDS encoding amylo-alpha-1,6-glucosidase gives MEEGTSNENQWYVAATAPRTDEPSRVLKAEDTFGIFDRHGDIYQPSSSEQGLYHGGTRFLSHLELRINGERPLLLNSTIKKDNSLLTVDMTMPDLYEGEVLVIPMGSVHVFRSVVLASQTRHEHLRLVNYGDRTVLLNVEFRFAADYRDIFEVRGVHRPARGTLLTPDLKKDAAVLGYRGLDGEMRRTHIHFHWRPDQLNAEGCSTAIRLGVRDECHLHVSVCCSSDGAYVSPGNYYQAIDRLGANIVASRSNVAQIVTSNEQFNDWINRAAADLDMLVTETPHGPYPYAGVPWFSTPFGRDGIITAMQTLWIRPQLAKGVITYLAATQAEALESERDAEPGKILHEARSGEMAALGEIPFKRYYGTVDATPLFVLLAGHYYRRTGDRALMEQIWPHIERALNWIDRHGDWDGDGFVEYARHSTNGLIQQGWKDSNDSVFHADGSLAAAPVALCEVQGYVYEAKLLAAELADLLGRDEWSQRLRQQAAALKKRFNEAFWLDELDTFALALDGDKRPCAVRASNAGYALFTGIADPEYARRTADTLIATDSFNGWGIRTVAAGQCRYNPMSYHNGSVWPHDTAIAAMGLARYGFKDKALKILTGLFDAAVFLDLHRLPELFCGFSRLPGQGPTLYPVACSPQAWASGAIFQLLQGCLGLSFSPETPQIRFYHPRLPHYLNWLRISNLRFDAGVIDLALTRHAHDVGINVERKEGDIEVTVVV, from the coding sequence ATGGAAGAGGGTACTTCCAACGAAAACCAGTGGTATGTGGCTGCCACCGCGCCGCGGACCGATGAACCGTCTCGCGTTCTAAAAGCCGAAGATACTTTCGGCATCTTCGATCGCCATGGCGATATTTATCAGCCGAGTTCGAGCGAGCAGGGGCTTTACCATGGCGGGACGCGCTTTCTTTCTCACCTGGAGCTGAGAATCAACGGGGAGCGCCCGCTGCTGCTCAACTCCACCATTAAGAAAGACAACAGCTTGCTTACCGTAGACATGACCATGCCCGATCTCTATGAGGGTGAAGTCCTTGTCATTCCGATGGGTAGCGTGCATGTGTTCCGGTCTGTGGTGTTGGCGAGCCAAACGCGTCATGAGCATCTGCGCTTGGTCAATTACGGTGATCGAACGGTCCTGCTGAACGTCGAGTTCAGATTTGCCGCCGATTATCGAGACATCTTCGAAGTTCGCGGCGTGCATAGGCCCGCTCGCGGCACATTGCTGACACCGGACCTGAAAAAAGATGCGGCGGTACTCGGTTATCGCGGACTGGACGGCGAGATGCGCCGGACGCACATTCATTTCCATTGGCGGCCCGATCAGCTTAATGCCGAGGGCTGCAGCACGGCGATTCGATTGGGGGTACGCGACGAGTGCCATTTGCACGTCTCGGTATGCTGCTCCAGCGATGGTGCTTATGTTTCGCCGGGGAATTATTACCAAGCCATAGACCGGCTCGGGGCAAATATCGTTGCGTCCCGATCGAATGTCGCCCAAATCGTGACTTCGAATGAGCAATTCAACGACTGGATCAACCGGGCAGCCGCGGATCTCGATATGCTGGTTACGGAAACGCCTCACGGGCCGTATCCCTACGCCGGAGTCCCGTGGTTCAGTACGCCTTTCGGCCGTGATGGCATCATCACCGCAATGCAGACACTTTGGATTCGGCCACAGCTCGCGAAGGGCGTAATCACTTATCTCGCCGCTACCCAGGCCGAGGCACTAGAATCGGAACGCGATGCCGAGCCCGGCAAGATTCTGCATGAAGCGCGATCCGGCGAAATGGCGGCCTTAGGGGAAATTCCATTCAAGCGTTACTACGGCACGGTGGACGCTACGCCGCTCTTCGTCCTTCTCGCCGGCCATTATTATCGCCGCACCGGTGACCGGGCACTCATGGAACAGATATGGCCCCATATCGAACGAGCACTGAATTGGATCGATCGCCATGGCGACTGGGACGGCGATGGCTTTGTCGAGTATGCCCGCCATAGCACAAACGGATTGATCCAGCAGGGATGGAAGGATTCCAATGATTCGGTTTTTCACGCCGACGGCAGTCTCGCTGCGGCGCCGGTCGCACTTTGCGAGGTTCAAGGGTACGTTTATGAAGCAAAACTGCTGGCGGCGGAGCTGGCCGACTTGCTGGGCCGGGATGAGTGGAGTCAGCGCTTGCGGCAACAAGCGGCAGCGCTCAAAAAACGATTTAATGAAGCGTTTTGGCTCGACGAACTGGATACTTTCGCGCTTGCTCTCGATGGCGACAAACGCCCGTGCGCGGTGCGCGCTTCCAACGCAGGCTACGCCTTATTCACCGGGATCGCGGATCCCGAATATGCGCGCCGCACCGCCGATACGCTCATAGCGACCGACTCCTTCAACGGATGGGGGATCCGCACGGTCGCGGCAGGGCAGTGTCGCTACAACCCGATGTCCTATCACAACGGTTCCGTGTGGCCTCACGATACCGCCATAGCAGCCATGGGCCTCGCGCGGTACGGTTTTAAGGACAAAGCTCTGAAGATTCTGACGGGCTTGTTCGATGCTGCCGTTTTCCTCGACTTGCATCGATTGCCGGAGCTTTTCTGCGGGTTCTCCAGGCTTCCCGGTCAGGGACCTACGCTATACCCGGTCGCCTGTTCTCCGCAGGCTTGGGCCAGCGGAGCAATCTTCCAGCTCTTGCAGGGGTGTCTCGGCCTGAGTTTCTCGCCGGAAACACCGCAAATCAGGTTTTATCATCCGCGACTTCCGCATTATCTCAACTGGCTGAGAATCAGCAACCTGCGCTTCGACGCCGGGGTGATCGATCTAGCCTTGACGCGCCATGCGCACGATGTGGGCATTAATGTAGAGCGCAAGGAAGGCGACATCGAAGTAACGGTCGTGGTGTGA
- a CDS encoding TraB/GumN family protein, producing MTSAQLPPGLTERVPHDDKPPFLWKATSAGGTVYLMGALPYGANAVYPLSDTITEALSGADVLVVGADLRALTQAELLPIAANLGTYSDNSKLRDHVKSATWERVDKAINALGIAEDAILAQKPWMAALSLMNRAAKQAGYTQELSIDKRLVKDTQMQKPVLQLDSVEEQAKLLEGLTDNEQEQLLLQSLTVVERGDDYFKTLADAWMKGDTSTVEQITRRRFETVPESDKIFKLLLVDRGGAMAEKIAELAADGRTYFIVLEVGYLVGEHGLPNLLRSRGFEISRPRFE from the coding sequence TTGACTTCGGCTCAGCTGCCGCCCGGCCTGACCGAACGGGTGCCGCACGACGATAAACCGCCTTTCCTTTGGAAAGCCACTTCTGCGGGGGGCACGGTGTATCTGATGGGCGCGCTTCCTTATGGGGCGAACGCCGTGTATCCCCTCTCCGACACGATAACGGAAGCGCTCTCGGGAGCCGATGTGCTGGTCGTCGGGGCCGATTTGCGCGCCCTGACGCAAGCCGAGCTGCTTCCGATCGCGGCAAACCTCGGCACATACTCGGACAACTCCAAGCTGAGAGACCACGTCAAATCGGCTACCTGGGAACGGGTAGACAAAGCCATTAACGCTCTTGGGATCGCGGAGGATGCGATTCTTGCCCAGAAACCGTGGATGGCGGCACTGAGTTTGATGAACCGGGCTGCTAAGCAGGCAGGTTATACGCAAGAACTCAGCATCGACAAACGCTTGGTTAAGGACACACAGATGCAGAAACCAGTCCTTCAGCTGGACTCGGTCGAGGAGCAGGCGAAGCTGTTGGAGGGATTAACCGACAACGAACAAGAGCAATTATTATTGCAGTCGCTGACCGTGGTCGAACGAGGGGATGATTATTTCAAAACCTTGGCCGATGCCTGGATGAAGGGAGACACATCGACCGTCGAACAGATAACCCGGCGCCGCTTCGAGACCGTTCCGGAGTCGGACAAGATCTTCAAGCTCCTGTTGGTCGATCGAGGCGGGGCGATGGCCGAGAAAATCGCGGAGCTCGCAGCAGACGGCAGGACTTACTTCATAGTCTTGGAGGTCGGCTACCTGGTTGGTGAGCACGGCCTGCCGAATCTGCTGCGATCGAGAGGATTTGAGATCTCTCGACCTCGATTCGAATAA
- a CDS encoding HU family DNA-binding protein has protein sequence MNKAELIDAIAKSADLTKADAGRALDGMIDAITAALRNGETVSLVGFGSFGVKERAERQGRNPQTGNTITIKAAKIPSFKAGKALKDAVS, from the coding sequence ATGAATAAAGCGGAACTAATCGATGCGATCGCCAAGTCGGCAGACCTGACGAAGGCGGATGCCGGGCGCGCACTAGACGGCATGATCGACGCTATTACGGCAGCTTTAAGGAACGGCGAGACCGTTTCATTGGTGGGTTTTGGTTCCTTCGGGGTTAAAGAGCGTGCTGAGCGTCAAGGCCGTAATCCGCAGACGGGAAACACGATCACGATCAAAGCTGCAAAAATTCCCTCATTTAAGGCTGGTAAAGCGCTCAAAGATGCTGTAAGCTAG
- a CDS encoding 2,3-oxidosqualene cyclase — MKRQWNEINAGHARTRTPEEASRGALQHLLGLQQPAGDWEGEMVWCTMILAQAVIVRAVVARPYNDAEKARIVLHFENSQLDDGSWGMHPESPGYVFFTALGYVALRLLGVPAGSPMLVMARRWLHTHPDGVKGIPTWGKFWLAMLDLYDYEGLNAIPPELFLLPEWLPIHPRRYYCHTRQIYLGMAFLCGMRFRAKLPDTLRDELRKELYTEPYETVDFAVLRDTLAASDVYVRISPVLRLIYKLLAAYEHRHGAALRSKALELCFDRILYEQRVTHYQGISPVSGLLNCLAIFAREPEHPDLQPSLEGVEAWRWEDEAEGIRYAGARSNTWDTAFAVQALIEGPVAVEGTAEALDRAHEFLKNAQIAEELPDLPDYDTAWRDPALGGWCFSDGRHRWPVSDCTAEALSALLALYELPTHSVANPLEPERLRQAVSFILSRQNTDGGFGTYERRRGGKLLEWVNPSEMFGQCMTELSYIECTGSALAALAHYRKHHPDFPRGEIERSVRKSVAFLRRHQLSDGSYPGFWGINYTYATYHATRGLRAAGVPAADPALQAAARWLVRKQRPDGGWGEHYSSCLEGRYIEHAKSQVVMTSWALLALLDILPPASEPIRRGFQWLMNRQIEDGSWPRQTVNGVFFGSAMLDYRLYHTYFPTWAMARYARLMAQP; from the coding sequence GTGAAGCGTCAATGGAATGAAATCAACGCCGGGCATGCGCGCACCAGGACGCCCGAAGAAGCCAGCCGCGGCGCACTGCAGCATTTGCTCGGTCTGCAGCAGCCCGCCGGCGACTGGGAAGGGGAGATGGTCTGGTGCACCATGATTCTCGCCCAGGCCGTGATTGTGCGTGCAGTGGTGGCCCGCCCCTATAACGACGCGGAAAAAGCCCGCATCGTCCTTCATTTCGAGAACAGCCAGCTGGATGACGGTTCCTGGGGCATGCACCCCGAATCGCCGGGCTACGTCTTTTTCACCGCTCTCGGCTATGTGGCCCTTAGACTGCTCGGCGTTCCCGCCGGTTCGCCGATGTTGGTCATGGCGCGCCGTTGGCTGCATACCCATCCCGACGGCGTCAAAGGCATTCCCACCTGGGGAAAGTTCTGGCTGGCCATGCTGGATCTCTATGATTACGAAGGACTCAACGCCATCCCGCCCGAACTGTTCCTGCTACCGGAATGGTTGCCGATCCACCCGCGGCGTTACTATTGCCACACCCGTCAGATTTACCTCGGAATGGCCTTTCTTTGCGGCATGCGTTTTCGTGCAAAGCTGCCGGATACGCTCCGCGACGAATTGCGCAAGGAGCTTTACACCGAGCCGTACGAAACCGTCGATTTTGCCGTTTTGCGAGACACTCTCGCCGCAAGCGATGTTTATGTCCGCATCAGCCCGGTGCTGCGCCTGATTTACAAACTGCTGGCCGCGTATGAGCACCGTCATGGCGCGGCGCTGCGGAGCAAGGCACTCGAGCTGTGCTTCGACCGAATTCTTTACGAGCAACGGGTTACGCACTATCAGGGCATATCTCCCGTCAGCGGACTTCTGAACTGTCTTGCCATTTTCGCTCGCGAGCCGGAGCACCCGGATCTCCAGCCCAGCCTCGAAGGCGTCGAGGCCTGGCGCTGGGAAGATGAGGCGGAAGGCATCCGTTACGCGGGCGCTCGCTCCAATACCTGGGATACGGCGTTCGCCGTTCAAGCCCTGATCGAGGGGCCTGTGGCCGTCGAAGGTACGGCGGAAGCGCTCGATCGGGCTCATGAATTTCTCAAGAACGCGCAGATAGCCGAGGAACTACCGGACCTACCGGACTATGACACCGCCTGGCGCGATCCAGCACTCGGCGGCTGGTGTTTTTCGGACGGTCGGCACCGCTGGCCCGTGAGCGATTGCACTGCGGAAGCGCTGAGCGCTCTGCTCGCACTCTACGAACTCCCCACCCATTCCGTGGCGAATCCACTGGAACCCGAGCGCCTGCGCCAGGCGGTCAGCTTCATTCTGTCGCGTCAGAATACGGATGGCGGTTTCGGAACGTACGAACGCCGGCGCGGCGGCAAGCTGCTCGAATGGGTGAATCCGTCCGAAATGTTCGGCCAATGCATGACTGAGCTTTCCTATATCGAGTGCACGGGGTCGGCGCTTGCCGCTCTCGCGCATTATCGGAAACATCACCCCGATTTCCCCCGTGGAGAAATCGAGCGCTCGGTTCGCAAGTCCGTGGCTTTCCTGCGCCGGCACCAGCTTTCCGATGGATCCTATCCGGGGTTCTGGGGCATCAATTACACCTATGCTACCTATCATGCAACCAGAGGACTGCGAGCAGCCGGCGTGCCGGCCGCAGACCCGGCGCTTCAGGCGGCCGCGCGTTGGCTTGTACGGAAACAGCGGCCCGATGGCGGCTGGGGCGAGCACTATTCAAGCTGTCTTGAAGGCCGCTATATCGAGCACGCTAAAAGCCAGGTCGTCATGACGAGCTGGGCTCTGCTCGCGCTGCTCGATATCCTGCCACCCGCCAGCGAGCCGATCCGACGCGGATTCCAATGGCTGATGAACCGACAAATCGAGGACGGCAGCTGGCCGCGGCAGACGGTGAACGGTGTTTTCTTCGGTTCGGCGATGCTGGATTATCGTCTCTATCACACCTATTTCCCGACTTGGGCAATGGCCCGTTATGCGCGGCTGATGGCTCAACCATAG
- a CDS encoding FAD-dependent oxidoreductase has protein sequence MQGRFVDQGHFDVLIAGGGVAGAAAAAALSQLQLNILIIEPDPAHGRRLAGELIHPPGIEGLCDLGLLDDRSMPGSAVKGFAIFPSEKDDSMGSVTLCYGKKPGMRHLGRAIEHRVLKSHLLEKVQNFPGVTAWIGARVIGMEKNSDGTFTAVVRRNQDEIRLCPRLILGADGPMSRVRKMIGIPHETRRYSGMMGLEVEDTHLPNNGYGNIFLNSAGVAYAYAIGQGRARVMFEVLKGADSNESIKTHLSLFPPLFKLDIERVLATHKPLAAANFCIVPSTSIQGNAALVGDARGCCHPLTASGITAAVKDALILRDALRETDIDIAAALRRYSGRCGRLELTRRTLAEELREAFLARTPEALLLRECIFSYWRTSDKARIRSMALLSSVDSSIFSLATQYGTVALQAFRLFPRWFVEKTVTDWHRGVLRLIQKSLAFQYAAMRQWLY, from the coding sequence ATGCAAGGCAGGTTTGTTGACCAGGGACATTTCGATGTGCTGATCGCGGGCGGTGGAGTCGCCGGAGCTGCCGCCGCAGCCGCGCTTTCACAGTTGCAATTGAACATCTTAATCATCGAACCCGACCCGGCTCATGGCCGACGCCTCGCCGGAGAGCTGATCCATCCGCCCGGCATCGAGGGTCTGTGCGACCTCGGCTTGCTGGACGACCGCTCGATGCCGGGTTCTGCTGTGAAGGGTTTCGCGATTTTCCCCTCCGAAAAAGACGATTCCATGGGCTCGGTGACCTTGTGCTACGGCAAAAAGCCCGGGATGCGTCATTTGGGTCGGGCGATCGAACACCGGGTACTTAAAAGTCATTTGCTCGAAAAGGTTCAGAACTTTCCCGGCGTCACCGCCTGGATAGGCGCACGGGTCATAGGGATGGAGAAAAATTCCGATGGGACGTTCACCGCGGTCGTGCGCCGGAACCAGGATGAAATCCGACTTTGCCCCCGGCTCATCCTCGGCGCCGACGGACCCATGTCCCGTGTGCGGAAGATGATCGGGATTCCCCATGAGACCCGCCGCTACTCGGGAATGATGGGTCTCGAAGTGGAAGACACCCATCTGCCCAACAACGGCTATGGCAATATCTTTTTGAATTCCGCCGGCGTCGCCTACGCCTATGCGATCGGGCAAGGCCGAGCGAGAGTCATGTTTGAAGTGCTCAAAGGCGCGGACTCAAATGAATCGATCAAGACTCACCTCAGCCTCTTTCCCCCGCTGTTCAAACTCGATATCGAACGTGTTCTGGCGACGCACAAACCTTTGGCGGCAGCCAACTTCTGCATCGTACCGAGCACCAGCATACAGGGGAACGCCGCGCTGGTCGGCGATGCGCGCGGTTGCTGCCATCCGCTGACCGCTTCGGGAATTACTGCCGCGGTCAAGGATGCATTGATCTTGCGGGATGCTCTCCGCGAGACCGATATCGACATAGCCGCCGCCCTGCGCCGATATTCCGGCCGTTGCGGCCGTCTGGAGCTAACTCGTCGCACCCTGGCTGAAGAGCTGCGCGAGGCGTTTCTGGCACGCACGCCGGAAGCCTTATTGCTCCGGGAATGCATATTCTCCTATTGGCGCACCAGCGACAAGGCGCGGATTCGCTCCATGGCACTGCTTTCTTCCGTCGACAGCAGTATTTTCTCCCTCGCCACTCAATACGGTACGGTAGCACTCCAGGCCTTCCGGCTGTTTCCCCGTTGGTTTGTCGAAAAAACCGTCACCGACTGGCACAGAGGAGTGCTAAGGCTGATACAGAAGAGCCTTGCCTTTCAATATGCGGCCATGCGCCAATGGCTTTACTGA
- a CDS encoding SurA N-terminal domain-containing protein, giving the protein MLQAIRDRAQGIFAWVMLILVGVPFALWGIQNYLDSGKEQPLAVVGDRDIFEREVTQAYQQSLANQVGVVDVDEKELKQEALERLIRNEVIAQSAEAKKLAVTDNAVRDFIQTLPYFQTEGRFDMEKYKIMLSSQGLSSAQFATQVRRALLMEQYQRGLLDSAFVTPNQLATLFRLRNQEREFEYLRIPLKTSNSPVSDAEIEDYYRKNLAAYRDPERISVEYIAVRLDDIAKEIDVTDEDLHNLYEEQKANFTTEERRKVSHILVVADSQDGEAAEQTALTKIKKIQDRLAKGEDFAKVAKETSDDPVSAQKGGDLDFITKGGMEQNFADAAFALREGELSEPVKTSFGYHLIKVTEVFPAKVKSFDEVKGELRTTFQRNEAENKFYEDGQTLTEYSYEHPDSLEPAAKALNRKIESTGYFTRDEGEGIAAEPAIRAAAFSEDVMNGRNSDPVELGSDTAIVLRVKDHQPASDKPLAEVKEDIVAKLRTEEARKETSKLAGDLMRQAQQGAAFTDLAKKHGVSVFKEPNLRRDAKDVSSVLRNAVFKAARPASEQPVVATVELENGDQAVFKLIAVKEDAPQEEAKEAETAARQFLVKTNAQREFSSFVAQLRELADVYVKPQAED; this is encoded by the coding sequence ATGCTTCAAGCGATTCGTGATCGTGCCCAAGGCATTTTTGCCTGGGTGATGTTGATTCTTGTCGGTGTGCCATTCGCTCTATGGGGAATTCAGAATTACCTGGATTCCGGAAAGGAGCAGCCGCTGGCCGTCGTTGGCGACAGGGACATTTTTGAGCGTGAAGTGACCCAGGCTTATCAACAGAGTCTTGCGAACCAGGTTGGCGTGGTCGATGTCGACGAAAAGGAACTCAAGCAGGAAGCTTTGGAACGACTGATTCGAAACGAGGTCATTGCTCAAAGCGCGGAAGCCAAAAAACTGGCTGTAACCGATAACGCGGTTCGCGACTTCATCCAAACGCTGCCTTATTTTCAGACCGAAGGCAGGTTTGACATGGAAAAGTACAAGATCATGCTTTCATCTCAGGGCTTGAGTTCTGCCCAATTCGCCACACAGGTCAGAAGAGCTTTGTTGATGGAGCAGTACCAGCGCGGATTGCTTGACAGTGCGTTTGTGACACCCAATCAACTTGCAACGCTATTTCGACTCAGAAACCAGGAGCGTGAGTTCGAATATCTCAGAATCCCGCTGAAGACATCGAATAGCCCCGTTTCCGATGCGGAGATCGAAGACTACTATCGGAAGAATCTTGCTGCTTATCGGGACCCGGAACGGATCTCGGTCGAGTACATTGCCGTTCGCCTTGACGATATCGCAAAAGAGATAGACGTTACCGACGAGGATTTGCACAATCTGTACGAAGAACAGAAGGCAAATTTTACCACCGAGGAACGGCGAAAGGTCAGCCATATTCTCGTCGTAGCCGATTCGCAAGACGGCGAAGCGGCGGAGCAGACGGCTTTGACCAAGATTAAAAAGATTCAGGATCGTCTGGCCAAGGGCGAAGATTTCGCCAAGGTCGCGAAAGAAACTTCGGATGATCCGGTTTCCGCCCAGAAAGGCGGCGATCTGGACTTCATTACAAAGGGCGGGATGGAGCAGAATTTTGCGGACGCGGCATTCGCTCTCCGGGAGGGCGAACTATCCGAGCCTGTGAAAACCTCGTTCGGCTATCACCTCATCAAGGTAACCGAAGTGTTCCCGGCAAAAGTCAAATCGTTCGACGAAGTTAAAGGCGAACTCCGGACGACCTTCCAGCGTAACGAGGCCGAAAACAAATTCTACGAAGATGGGCAAACGCTGACGGAGTACAGCTATGAGCATCCGGACAGTCTCGAGCCCGCCGCCAAAGCCCTCAATCGCAAAATCGAAAGCACCGGATACTTCACGCGGGATGAGGGCGAAGGTATTGCCGCCGAACCCGCCATAAGAGCGGCCGCGTTCAGCGAGGACGTGATGAACGGCCGCAACAGCGACCCGGTGGAGTTGGGCAGCGATACAGCGATCGTCTTGCGAGTGAAAGATCATCAACCGGCTTCCGATAAGCCGCTGGCAGAAGTAAAGGAGGACATCGTCGCCAAGCTACGGACCGAGGAGGCTCGTAAGGAAACCAGCAAGCTCGCAGGCGATCTCATGCGCCAAGCACAGCAAGGCGCTGCGTTCACGGATTTGGCCAAGAAGCACGGTGTATCAGTCTTCAAGGAGCCTAATCTGCGCCGTGATGCAAAGGACGTTTCGTCTGTTCTAAGGAATGCCGTGTTCAAAGCGGCTCGGCCGGCTTCCGAGCAGCCGGTGGTCGCGACGGTAGAACTCGAAAACGGCGATCAAGCCGTCTTCAAGCTCATCGCGGTCAAGGAAGATGCTCCGCAGGAGGAGGCCAAGGAGGCGGAAACGGCGGCGCGCCAGTTCCTGGTCAAGACTAACGCGCAACGCGAATTTTCGTCCTTTGTGGCGCAGTTGCGCGAACTCGCCGATGTTTACGTCAAGCCGCAGGCCGAAGACTGA